In Odocoileus virginianus isolate 20LAN1187 ecotype Illinois chromosome 5, Ovbor_1.2, whole genome shotgun sequence, a single window of DNA contains:
- the ARHGAP30 gene encoding rho GTPase-activating protein 30 isoform X1 — MKSRQKGKKKGSSKERVFGCDLQEHLHHSGQEVPQVLRSCAEFVEEYGVVDGIYRLSGVSSNIQKLRQEFEAERKPDLRRDVYLQDIHCVSSLCKAYFRELPDPLLTYRLYDKFAEAVAVQLEPERLVKILDVLQELPVANYRTLEFLMRHLVHMASFSAQTNMHARNLAIVWAPNLLRSKDIEASGFNGTAAFMEVRVQSIVVEFILTHVDQLFGGAALSGSEVESGWRSLPGVRVSGSPEDVMPRSLPYNLPSILQAGDGPPQMRPYHTIIEIAEHKRKGSLKVRKWKSIFNLGRSGHETKRKLPRGAEDREDKSDKGTLRPAKSMDSLSAVAGVSDEPEGLVGSSSPRPGPLLTESLENDSVEAAEGEQEPDPEALGGTSSEPGTPRPGRSAVRVGGSSHAERRAGVHISGPYDVNLPAHISNMLKMSPNIANICLVGFARGLEHPALQPRPSPASGPGPGPGLGPGPPDEKLEASPAPGPSADSGPVDVAHALEDCLSQEVQDSFSFLEDSSSSEPEWVGVEDGEVAKAGPAGAAFSPGEEDPGLGYLEELLGVGPQVEEFSVEPPLDDLSLDEAQFVLAPSCCSLDSPGPRPETEEESGEEVFLSAYDDLSPLLEPKLPTWEGPGSEEEKAAGSGRQETSGQAEGEQALSEDGENKEGGPGSRGDVREEAEGSPESDVEGRVASEEGAEAEGSQQLIDSLKEGCGEETEAKAEECKGQQQDERTEGAKRVEATGGELVKDQGKERKTEREGGAEEAEEAQLAAGRGSEHEAQENQTAEESWEVVPKEADGGRENEVKGQRGDEGQEAREDQGDGEDSRIPAAAVAEGGAGEISKERECGHGEAEGDQRAGGERVEEGSLPEGSQVESLEVDSAKGGSSQSSETEQAAPQPPRPEEMDLEGQSNPPGSAGGVGMRLASTLIQVQQVRSVPVVPPKPQFAKVPSAMCGKIHVAPAHPCPKPGRLDGDRAWGSRASRSSWRNGGSLSFDAAVALARDRQRTEAQAVRRTQTCTGAGDYSLIPKTSPHSMIPAYAPRPLSCLEIPAEGTDGSGPRSRFSLPPREPQPPDPLMSPQRRSYAFETQANSAKGEGL, encoded by the exons TGCCCCAGGTACTAAGGAGCTGTGCAGAGTTTGTGGAGGAGTATGGAGTGGTGGATGGGATCTACCGCCTCTCAGGGGTCTCTTCCAACATCCAGAAGCTCCG GCAGGAATTTGAGGCTGAAAGGAAGCCAGACCTGCGGCGAGATGTTTACCTTCAGGACATTCACTGTGTCTCCTCCTTGTGCAAGGCCTACTTCAGAGAGCTGCCAGACCCCCTGCTCACGTACCGGCTCTATGACAAGTTCGCT GAGGCTGTGGCCGTACAACTGGAACCTGAGCGCTTGGTCAAGATCCTAGATGTGCTTCAGGAACTTCCAGTCGCCAACTACAG GACCCTGGAGTTCCTCATGAGGCATTTGGTGCACATGGCCTCATTCAGCGCCCAGACCAACATGCACGCGCGCAACCTGGCCATCGTGTGGGCCCCCAACCTGCTGAG GTCTAAGGATATAGAAGCCTCAGGTTTCAATGGGACAGCAGCCTTCATGGAGGTGCGTGTGCAGTCCATCGTCGTCGAGTTCATCCTCACACATGTGGACCAGCTTTTTGGGGGTGCTGCTCTCTCTG GTAGTGAAGTGGAAAGTGGATGGCGATCACTTCCAGGGGTCCGGGTGTCAGGCAGCCCTGAGGATGTTATGCCACGGTCCCTGCCCTACAATCTGCCTAGCATCCTGCAGGCTGGTGATGGACCCCCCCAGATGCGGCCCTACCACACCATCATAGAGATTGCAGAGCACAA GAGGAAGGGGTCTCTGAAGGTCAGGAAGTGGAAATCTATCTTCAATCTGGGTCGCTCTGGCCATGAGACCAAACGTAAACTTCCACGGGGGGCTGAGGACAGGG AGGACAAATCTGATAAGGGGACTCTGCGGCCAGCCAAGAGCATGGACTCGCTGAGTGCTGTGGCTGGGGTTAGTGATG AACCAGAGGGGTTGGTCGGATCCAGCAGTCCTCGGCCAGGCCCACTGCTGACGGAAAGCTTGGAGAATGATTCCGTGGAAGCGGCAGAGGGTGAACAGGAGCCGGACCCGGAGGCGCTGGGCGGCACGAGCTCCGAGCCCGGCACACCACGACCTGGGCGGTCAGCAGTCCGTGTTGGGGGCAGCAGCCACGCAGAGCGCCGTGCTGGTGTCCACATCTCAGGGCCCTACGATGTCAACCTCCCAGCACACATCAGCAATATGCTCAAAATGTCTCCAAACATCGCTAACATCTGCTTGGTGGGGTTTGCCCGTGGTCTTGAACATCCTGCCCTACAGCCCCGGCCAAGCCCTGCCTCTGGCCCCGGTCCTGGCCCCGGCCTTGGCCCTGGCCCCCCAG ATGAGAAGTTGGAGGCAAGTCCAGCCCCAGGTCCCTCGGCTGACTCGGGCCCAGTGGATGTGGCCCATGCCCTGGAGGACTGCTTGTCCCAGGAGGTGCAGGATTCCTTCTCCTTCCTAGAGGACTCAAGCAGCTCAGAACCtgagtgggtgggggtggaggacgGGGAGGTGGCCAAGGCAGGACCAGCAGGAGCAGCCTTCTCCCCTGGGGAGGAAGACCCTGGGCTGGGCTACCTGGAGGAGCTCCTGGGAGTTGGGCCTCAG GTGGAGGAGTTCTCTGTGGAGCCACCCCTGGATGACCTGTCCCTGGATGAGGCACAGTTTGTCCTGGCTCCCAGCTGCTGTTCCCTGGACTCTCCTGGCCCCAGGCCTGAAACAGAGGAGGAAAGCGGGGAGGAAGTCTTCCTGAGTGCCTATGATGACCTAAGTCCCCTTCTGGAGCCCAAACTCCCAACCTGGGAGGGGCCAGGCAGTGAAGAGGAAAAGGCAGCAGGGTCTGGAAGACAGGAGACTTCAGGACAGGCTGAGGGAGAGCAAGCCTTGAGTGAAGATGGAGAGAACAAGGAGGGTGGGCCTGGAAGCAGAGGAGACGTCAGGGAGGAGGCTGAAGGGAGCCCAGAGAGTGACGTGGAGGGCAGAGTGGCCAGTGAGGAAGGAGCAGAGGCTGAGGGAAGCCAGCAGCTGATTGACAGTTTGAAAGAAGGATGTGGGGAGGAGACGGAGGCCAAGGCGGAGGAGTGCAAAGGTCAGCAGCAGGATGAGAGAACGGAGGGAGCTAAGCGTGTGGAAGCAACTGGAGGAGAGCTGGTTAAAGAccaggggaaggaaagaaagactgaGAGAGAGGGAGGTGCTGAGGAAGCAGAGGAAGCCCAGCTAGCAGCTGGAAGGGGCTCAGAGCACGAGGCCCAGGAAAACCAAACTGCTGAAGAGAGCTGGGAAGTTGTACCCAAAGAGGCTGACGGAGGCAGAGAAAATGAGGTCAAAGGACAAAGGGGAGATGAGGGTCAAGAGGCAAGAGAAGACCAAGGAGATGGCGAAGATAGCAGGATCCCAGCAGCTGCAGTAGCTGAAGGAGGAGCAGGGGAGATCAGCAAGGAACGGGAGTGTGGACACGGAGAAGCTGAGGGAGACCAGAGAGCTGGAGGGGAACGTGTAGAAGAGGGTTCCCTCCCCGAAGGGTCACAGGTAGAGTCCCTGGAGGTTGACAGTGCCAAAGGAGGCAGCTCCCAGTCCTCTGAGACAGAGCAGGCAGCCCCACAGCCGCCTCGGCCGGAGGAGATGGACCTTGAGGGGCAGTCCAATCCCCCTGGCTCGGCTGGCGGCGTGGGCATGCGCCTGGCTTCCACCCTCATTCAGGTCCAGCAGGTCCGCTCTGTGCCCGTGGTACCGCCCAAGCCACAGTTTGCCAAAGTGCCCAGTGCGATGTGCGGCAAGATCCATGTGGCACCAGCACATCCATGCCCAAAGCCTGGCCGGCTCGATGGGGACAGGGCCTGGGGCTCCCGAGCCTCCCGCTCCTCTTGGAGGAATGGGGGCAGTCTTTCCTTTGATGCTGCCGTGGCCCTGGCTCGGGACCGCCAGAGGACTGAAGCTCAGGCAGTTCGGCGGACCCAGACCTGTACTGGTGCTGGGGACTACAGCCTCATCCCCAAAACCTCCCCCCATAGCATGATCCCTGCCTACGCTCCCCGGCCCCTTAGCTGCCTGGAGATCCCAGCTGAGGGCACAGACGGGTCTGGACCCCGGAGTCGGTTTAGCCTGCCTCCCAGAGAACCCCAACCTCCTGATCCCCTTATGTCCCCCCAGCGCCGATCGTATGCATTCGAAACACAGGCTAACTCTGCGAAAGGTGAGGGACTGTAA
- the ARHGAP30 gene encoding rho GTPase-activating protein 30 isoform X4: MRHLVHMASFSAQTNMHARNLAIVWAPNLLRSKDIEASGFNGTAAFMEVRVQSIVVEFILTHVDQLFGGAALSGSEVESGWRSLPGVRVSGSPEDVMPRSLPYNLPSILQAGDGPPQMRPYHTIIEIAEHKRKGSLKVRKWKSIFNLGRSGHETKRKLPRGAEDREDKSDKGTLRPAKSMDSLSAVAGVSDEPEGLVGSSSPRPGPLLTESLENDSVEAAEGEQEPDPEALGGTSSEPGTPRPGRSAVRVGGSSHAERRAGVHISGPYDVNLPAHISNMLKMSPNIANICLVGFARGLEHPALQPRPSPASGPGPGPGLGPGPPDEKLEASPAPGPSADSGPVDVAHALEDCLSQEVQDSFSFLEDSSSSEPEWVGVEDGEVAKAGPAGAAFSPGEEDPGLGYLEELLGVGPQVEEFSVEPPLDDLSLDEAQFVLAPSCCSLDSPGPRPETEEESGEEVFLSAYDDLSPLLEPKLPTWEGPGSEEEKAAGSGRQETSGQAEGEQALSEDGENKEGGPGSRGDVREEAEGSPESDVEGRVASEEGAEAEGSQQLIDSLKEGCGEETEAKAEECKGQQQDERTEGAKRVEATGGELVKDQGKERKTEREGGAEEAEEAQLAAGRGSEHEAQENQTAEESWEVVPKEADGGRENEVKGQRGDEGQEAREDQGDGEDSRIPAAAVAEGGAGEISKERECGHGEAEGDQRAGGERVEEGSLPEGSQVESLEVDSAKGGSSQSSETEQAAPQPPRPEEMDLEGQSNPPGSAGGVGMRLASTLIQVQQVRSVPVVPPKPQFAKVPSAMCGKIHVAPAHPCPKPGRLDGDRAWGSRASRSSWRNGGSLSFDAAVALARDRQRTEAQAVRRTQTCTGAGDYSLIPKTSPHSMIPAYAPRPLSCLEIPAEGTDGSGPRSRFSLPPREPQPPDPLMSPQRRSYAFETQANSAKGEGL, encoded by the exons ATGAGGCATTTGGTGCACATGGCCTCATTCAGCGCCCAGACCAACATGCACGCGCGCAACCTGGCCATCGTGTGGGCCCCCAACCTGCTGAG GTCTAAGGATATAGAAGCCTCAGGTTTCAATGGGACAGCAGCCTTCATGGAGGTGCGTGTGCAGTCCATCGTCGTCGAGTTCATCCTCACACATGTGGACCAGCTTTTTGGGGGTGCTGCTCTCTCTG GTAGTGAAGTGGAAAGTGGATGGCGATCACTTCCAGGGGTCCGGGTGTCAGGCAGCCCTGAGGATGTTATGCCACGGTCCCTGCCCTACAATCTGCCTAGCATCCTGCAGGCTGGTGATGGACCCCCCCAGATGCGGCCCTACCACACCATCATAGAGATTGCAGAGCACAA GAGGAAGGGGTCTCTGAAGGTCAGGAAGTGGAAATCTATCTTCAATCTGGGTCGCTCTGGCCATGAGACCAAACGTAAACTTCCACGGGGGGCTGAGGACAGGG AGGACAAATCTGATAAGGGGACTCTGCGGCCAGCCAAGAGCATGGACTCGCTGAGTGCTGTGGCTGGGGTTAGTGATG AACCAGAGGGGTTGGTCGGATCCAGCAGTCCTCGGCCAGGCCCACTGCTGACGGAAAGCTTGGAGAATGATTCCGTGGAAGCGGCAGAGGGTGAACAGGAGCCGGACCCGGAGGCGCTGGGCGGCACGAGCTCCGAGCCCGGCACACCACGACCTGGGCGGTCAGCAGTCCGTGTTGGGGGCAGCAGCCACGCAGAGCGCCGTGCTGGTGTCCACATCTCAGGGCCCTACGATGTCAACCTCCCAGCACACATCAGCAATATGCTCAAAATGTCTCCAAACATCGCTAACATCTGCTTGGTGGGGTTTGCCCGTGGTCTTGAACATCCTGCCCTACAGCCCCGGCCAAGCCCTGCCTCTGGCCCCGGTCCTGGCCCCGGCCTTGGCCCTGGCCCCCCAG ATGAGAAGTTGGAGGCAAGTCCAGCCCCAGGTCCCTCGGCTGACTCGGGCCCAGTGGATGTGGCCCATGCCCTGGAGGACTGCTTGTCCCAGGAGGTGCAGGATTCCTTCTCCTTCCTAGAGGACTCAAGCAGCTCAGAACCtgagtgggtgggggtggaggacgGGGAGGTGGCCAAGGCAGGACCAGCAGGAGCAGCCTTCTCCCCTGGGGAGGAAGACCCTGGGCTGGGCTACCTGGAGGAGCTCCTGGGAGTTGGGCCTCAG GTGGAGGAGTTCTCTGTGGAGCCACCCCTGGATGACCTGTCCCTGGATGAGGCACAGTTTGTCCTGGCTCCCAGCTGCTGTTCCCTGGACTCTCCTGGCCCCAGGCCTGAAACAGAGGAGGAAAGCGGGGAGGAAGTCTTCCTGAGTGCCTATGATGACCTAAGTCCCCTTCTGGAGCCCAAACTCCCAACCTGGGAGGGGCCAGGCAGTGAAGAGGAAAAGGCAGCAGGGTCTGGAAGACAGGAGACTTCAGGACAGGCTGAGGGAGAGCAAGCCTTGAGTGAAGATGGAGAGAACAAGGAGGGTGGGCCTGGAAGCAGAGGAGACGTCAGGGAGGAGGCTGAAGGGAGCCCAGAGAGTGACGTGGAGGGCAGAGTGGCCAGTGAGGAAGGAGCAGAGGCTGAGGGAAGCCAGCAGCTGATTGACAGTTTGAAAGAAGGATGTGGGGAGGAGACGGAGGCCAAGGCGGAGGAGTGCAAAGGTCAGCAGCAGGATGAGAGAACGGAGGGAGCTAAGCGTGTGGAAGCAACTGGAGGAGAGCTGGTTAAAGAccaggggaaggaaagaaagactgaGAGAGAGGGAGGTGCTGAGGAAGCAGAGGAAGCCCAGCTAGCAGCTGGAAGGGGCTCAGAGCACGAGGCCCAGGAAAACCAAACTGCTGAAGAGAGCTGGGAAGTTGTACCCAAAGAGGCTGACGGAGGCAGAGAAAATGAGGTCAAAGGACAAAGGGGAGATGAGGGTCAAGAGGCAAGAGAAGACCAAGGAGATGGCGAAGATAGCAGGATCCCAGCAGCTGCAGTAGCTGAAGGAGGAGCAGGGGAGATCAGCAAGGAACGGGAGTGTGGACACGGAGAAGCTGAGGGAGACCAGAGAGCTGGAGGGGAACGTGTAGAAGAGGGTTCCCTCCCCGAAGGGTCACAGGTAGAGTCCCTGGAGGTTGACAGTGCCAAAGGAGGCAGCTCCCAGTCCTCTGAGACAGAGCAGGCAGCCCCACAGCCGCCTCGGCCGGAGGAGATGGACCTTGAGGGGCAGTCCAATCCCCCTGGCTCGGCTGGCGGCGTGGGCATGCGCCTGGCTTCCACCCTCATTCAGGTCCAGCAGGTCCGCTCTGTGCCCGTGGTACCGCCCAAGCCACAGTTTGCCAAAGTGCCCAGTGCGATGTGCGGCAAGATCCATGTGGCACCAGCACATCCATGCCCAAAGCCTGGCCGGCTCGATGGGGACAGGGCCTGGGGCTCCCGAGCCTCCCGCTCCTCTTGGAGGAATGGGGGCAGTCTTTCCTTTGATGCTGCCGTGGCCCTGGCTCGGGACCGCCAGAGGACTGAAGCTCAGGCAGTTCGGCGGACCCAGACCTGTACTGGTGCTGGGGACTACAGCCTCATCCCCAAAACCTCCCCCCATAGCATGATCCCTGCCTACGCTCCCCGGCCCCTTAGCTGCCTGGAGATCCCAGCTGAGGGCACAGACGGGTCTGGACCCCGGAGTCGGTTTAGCCTGCCTCCCAGAGAACCCCAACCTCCTGATCCCCTTATGTCCCCCCAGCGCCGATCGTATGCATTCGAAACACAGGCTAACTCTGCGAAAGGTGAGGGACTGTAA
- the ARHGAP30 gene encoding rho GTPase-activating protein 30 isoform X2 produces the protein MKSRQKGKKKGSSKERVFGCDLQEHLHHSGQEVPQVLRSCAEFVEEYGVVDGIYRLSGVSSNIQKLRQEFEAERKPDLRRDVYLQDIHCVSSLCKAYFRELPDPLLTYRLYDKFAEAVAVQLEPERLVKILDVLQELPVANYRTLEFLMRHLVHMASFSAQTNMHARNLAIVWAPNLLRSKDIEASGFNGTAAFMEVRVQSIVVEFILTHVDQLFGGAALSGSEVESGWRSLPGVRVSGSPEDVMPRSLPYNLPSILQAGDGPPQMRPYHTIIEIAEHKKGSLKVRKWKSIFNLGRSGHETKRKLPRGAEDREDKSDKGTLRPAKSMDSLSAVAGVSDEPEGLVGSSSPRPGPLLTESLENDSVEAAEGEQEPDPEALGGTSSEPGTPRPGRSAVRVGGSSHAERRAGVHISGPYDVNLPAHISNMLKMSPNIANICLVGFARGLEHPALQPRPSPASGPGPGPGLGPGPPDEKLEASPAPGPSADSGPVDVAHALEDCLSQEVQDSFSFLEDSSSSEPEWVGVEDGEVAKAGPAGAAFSPGEEDPGLGYLEELLGVGPQVEEFSVEPPLDDLSLDEAQFVLAPSCCSLDSPGPRPETEEESGEEVFLSAYDDLSPLLEPKLPTWEGPGSEEEKAAGSGRQETSGQAEGEQALSEDGENKEGGPGSRGDVREEAEGSPESDVEGRVASEEGAEAEGSQQLIDSLKEGCGEETEAKAEECKGQQQDERTEGAKRVEATGGELVKDQGKERKTEREGGAEEAEEAQLAAGRGSEHEAQENQTAEESWEVVPKEADGGRENEVKGQRGDEGQEAREDQGDGEDSRIPAAAVAEGGAGEISKERECGHGEAEGDQRAGGERVEEGSLPEGSQVESLEVDSAKGGSSQSSETEQAAPQPPRPEEMDLEGQSNPPGSAGGVGMRLASTLIQVQQVRSVPVVPPKPQFAKVPSAMCGKIHVAPAHPCPKPGRLDGDRAWGSRASRSSWRNGGSLSFDAAVALARDRQRTEAQAVRRTQTCTGAGDYSLIPKTSPHSMIPAYAPRPLSCLEIPAEGTDGSGPRSRFSLPPREPQPPDPLMSPQRRSYAFETQANSAKGEGL, from the exons TGCCCCAGGTACTAAGGAGCTGTGCAGAGTTTGTGGAGGAGTATGGAGTGGTGGATGGGATCTACCGCCTCTCAGGGGTCTCTTCCAACATCCAGAAGCTCCG GCAGGAATTTGAGGCTGAAAGGAAGCCAGACCTGCGGCGAGATGTTTACCTTCAGGACATTCACTGTGTCTCCTCCTTGTGCAAGGCCTACTTCAGAGAGCTGCCAGACCCCCTGCTCACGTACCGGCTCTATGACAAGTTCGCT GAGGCTGTGGCCGTACAACTGGAACCTGAGCGCTTGGTCAAGATCCTAGATGTGCTTCAGGAACTTCCAGTCGCCAACTACAG GACCCTGGAGTTCCTCATGAGGCATTTGGTGCACATGGCCTCATTCAGCGCCCAGACCAACATGCACGCGCGCAACCTGGCCATCGTGTGGGCCCCCAACCTGCTGAG GTCTAAGGATATAGAAGCCTCAGGTTTCAATGGGACAGCAGCCTTCATGGAGGTGCGTGTGCAGTCCATCGTCGTCGAGTTCATCCTCACACATGTGGACCAGCTTTTTGGGGGTGCTGCTCTCTCTG GTAGTGAAGTGGAAAGTGGATGGCGATCACTTCCAGGGGTCCGGGTGTCAGGCAGCCCTGAGGATGTTATGCCACGGTCCCTGCCCTACAATCTGCCTAGCATCCTGCAGGCTGGTGATGGACCCCCCCAGATGCGGCCCTACCACACCATCATAGAGATTGCAGAGCACAA GAAGGGGTCTCTGAAGGTCAGGAAGTGGAAATCTATCTTCAATCTGGGTCGCTCTGGCCATGAGACCAAACGTAAACTTCCACGGGGGGCTGAGGACAGGG AGGACAAATCTGATAAGGGGACTCTGCGGCCAGCCAAGAGCATGGACTCGCTGAGTGCTGTGGCTGGGGTTAGTGATG AACCAGAGGGGTTGGTCGGATCCAGCAGTCCTCGGCCAGGCCCACTGCTGACGGAAAGCTTGGAGAATGATTCCGTGGAAGCGGCAGAGGGTGAACAGGAGCCGGACCCGGAGGCGCTGGGCGGCACGAGCTCCGAGCCCGGCACACCACGACCTGGGCGGTCAGCAGTCCGTGTTGGGGGCAGCAGCCACGCAGAGCGCCGTGCTGGTGTCCACATCTCAGGGCCCTACGATGTCAACCTCCCAGCACACATCAGCAATATGCTCAAAATGTCTCCAAACATCGCTAACATCTGCTTGGTGGGGTTTGCCCGTGGTCTTGAACATCCTGCCCTACAGCCCCGGCCAAGCCCTGCCTCTGGCCCCGGTCCTGGCCCCGGCCTTGGCCCTGGCCCCCCAG ATGAGAAGTTGGAGGCAAGTCCAGCCCCAGGTCCCTCGGCTGACTCGGGCCCAGTGGATGTGGCCCATGCCCTGGAGGACTGCTTGTCCCAGGAGGTGCAGGATTCCTTCTCCTTCCTAGAGGACTCAAGCAGCTCAGAACCtgagtgggtgggggtggaggacgGGGAGGTGGCCAAGGCAGGACCAGCAGGAGCAGCCTTCTCCCCTGGGGAGGAAGACCCTGGGCTGGGCTACCTGGAGGAGCTCCTGGGAGTTGGGCCTCAG GTGGAGGAGTTCTCTGTGGAGCCACCCCTGGATGACCTGTCCCTGGATGAGGCACAGTTTGTCCTGGCTCCCAGCTGCTGTTCCCTGGACTCTCCTGGCCCCAGGCCTGAAACAGAGGAGGAAAGCGGGGAGGAAGTCTTCCTGAGTGCCTATGATGACCTAAGTCCCCTTCTGGAGCCCAAACTCCCAACCTGGGAGGGGCCAGGCAGTGAAGAGGAAAAGGCAGCAGGGTCTGGAAGACAGGAGACTTCAGGACAGGCTGAGGGAGAGCAAGCCTTGAGTGAAGATGGAGAGAACAAGGAGGGTGGGCCTGGAAGCAGAGGAGACGTCAGGGAGGAGGCTGAAGGGAGCCCAGAGAGTGACGTGGAGGGCAGAGTGGCCAGTGAGGAAGGAGCAGAGGCTGAGGGAAGCCAGCAGCTGATTGACAGTTTGAAAGAAGGATGTGGGGAGGAGACGGAGGCCAAGGCGGAGGAGTGCAAAGGTCAGCAGCAGGATGAGAGAACGGAGGGAGCTAAGCGTGTGGAAGCAACTGGAGGAGAGCTGGTTAAAGAccaggggaaggaaagaaagactgaGAGAGAGGGAGGTGCTGAGGAAGCAGAGGAAGCCCAGCTAGCAGCTGGAAGGGGCTCAGAGCACGAGGCCCAGGAAAACCAAACTGCTGAAGAGAGCTGGGAAGTTGTACCCAAAGAGGCTGACGGAGGCAGAGAAAATGAGGTCAAAGGACAAAGGGGAGATGAGGGTCAAGAGGCAAGAGAAGACCAAGGAGATGGCGAAGATAGCAGGATCCCAGCAGCTGCAGTAGCTGAAGGAGGAGCAGGGGAGATCAGCAAGGAACGGGAGTGTGGACACGGAGAAGCTGAGGGAGACCAGAGAGCTGGAGGGGAACGTGTAGAAGAGGGTTCCCTCCCCGAAGGGTCACAGGTAGAGTCCCTGGAGGTTGACAGTGCCAAAGGAGGCAGCTCCCAGTCCTCTGAGACAGAGCAGGCAGCCCCACAGCCGCCTCGGCCGGAGGAGATGGACCTTGAGGGGCAGTCCAATCCCCCTGGCTCGGCTGGCGGCGTGGGCATGCGCCTGGCTTCCACCCTCATTCAGGTCCAGCAGGTCCGCTCTGTGCCCGTGGTACCGCCCAAGCCACAGTTTGCCAAAGTGCCCAGTGCGATGTGCGGCAAGATCCATGTGGCACCAGCACATCCATGCCCAAAGCCTGGCCGGCTCGATGGGGACAGGGCCTGGGGCTCCCGAGCCTCCCGCTCCTCTTGGAGGAATGGGGGCAGTCTTTCCTTTGATGCTGCCGTGGCCCTGGCTCGGGACCGCCAGAGGACTGAAGCTCAGGCAGTTCGGCGGACCCAGACCTGTACTGGTGCTGGGGACTACAGCCTCATCCCCAAAACCTCCCCCCATAGCATGATCCCTGCCTACGCTCCCCGGCCCCTTAGCTGCCTGGAGATCCCAGCTGAGGGCACAGACGGGTCTGGACCCCGGAGTCGGTTTAGCCTGCCTCCCAGAGAACCCCAACCTCCTGATCCCCTTATGTCCCCCCAGCGCCGATCGTATGCATTCGAAACACAGGCTAACTCTGCGAAAGGTGAGGGACTGTAA